In Bosea vestrisii, the following are encoded in one genomic region:
- a CDS encoding ABC transporter permease, translating to MTVARLKASLLVLPLIVFLGLFFVWPLWMMIATSVQGGTVRLAFPATAVAIAQWNGDGLPSPEVQAALIQDLRAEVAQEVFGDAVRSLNSQQAGFRTLLPRTVTALRNAANDPAPKLEGIDPRWSQPPFWLALKRGMPPYTDANLLAAVDLKRGDDGTIAHVAPDMAVNRAIMLRTFIIAAQVTLACAAIGLPFAMLAASLVGWKRNLLLLAVLLPLWTSLLVRTAAWMILLQDQGLINQTLKALGLIDASLPLIYNRTGVLIAMTHVLLPFMVLPIYASLIAIPRNLMPAAAALGARPLQAFRHVLLPLAMPGLLSGSLLVFMVALGYYITPALTGGAGDQMISSVIAFYATGTANWGMAGALGLFLLVPTTVLYIVYGRLSRTPLVQA from the coding sequence ATGACCGTTGCGCGCCTGAAGGCGTCGCTCCTCGTCCTGCCGCTGATCGTCTTCCTCGGCCTGTTCTTCGTCTGGCCGCTCTGGATGATGATCGCGACGTCGGTGCAGGGTGGCACGGTGCGCCTCGCATTTCCGGCCACGGCCGTGGCGATCGCGCAGTGGAACGGCGACGGCCTGCCGTCTCCGGAGGTTCAGGCGGCGCTGATCCAGGATCTGCGCGCCGAAGTCGCGCAGGAGGTGTTCGGCGACGCCGTGCGCAGCCTGAACAGCCAGCAGGCGGGCTTTCGCACCTTGCTGCCGCGCACCGTCACGGCATTACGCAATGCCGCCAACGATCCAGCTCCGAAGCTCGAAGGCATCGATCCGCGCTGGAGCCAGCCGCCCTTCTGGCTCGCGCTGAAGCGCGGCATGCCGCCCTATACCGATGCCAATCTGCTTGCCGCCGTCGATCTCAAGCGCGGCGATGACGGCACGATCGCGCATGTCGCGCCGGATATGGCGGTCAATCGCGCGATTATGCTGCGGACCTTCATCATCGCGGCCCAGGTGACGCTGGCCTGCGCCGCGATCGGGCTGCCCTTCGCCATGCTGGCGGCGAGCCTCGTCGGCTGGAAGCGCAACCTGCTGCTGCTGGCAGTGCTGCTGCCGCTCTGGACCTCGTTGCTGGTCCGCACGGCCGCCTGGATGATACTCCTGCAGGACCAGGGGCTGATCAACCAGACCCTGAAGGCGCTCGGTCTGATCGATGCCTCGCTGCCGCTGATCTACAACCGCACCGGCGTGCTGATCGCCATGACGCATGTGCTGCTGCCGTTCATGGTGCTGCCGATCTATGCCAGCCTGATCGCGATCCCGCGCAATCTGATGCCGGCGGCCGCCGCGCTCGGCGCGCGCCCGTTGCAGGCCTTCCGCCATGTCCTGCTGCCGCTGGCGATGCCCGGACTGCTTTCCGGCTCGCTGCTCGTCTTCATGGTGGCGCTCGGCTACTACATCACGCCGGCGCTGACCGGCGGCGCCGGCGACCAGATGATCTCCTCCGTCATCGCCTTCTATGCGACCGGTACGGCCAATTGGGGCATGGCCGGTGCGCTCGGCCTGTTCCTGCTGGTGCCGACGACCGTGCTCTACATCGTCTATGGCCGGCTCTCGCGCACGCCTCTGGTGCAGGCATGA
- a CDS encoding ABC transporter ATP-binding protein: MPGSAAFIQFENVSKAFGTARVVDALDLHVRQGEFVSLLGPSGSGKTTLLMMLAGFEAPTGGAIHVDGKRVERLPPYKRDMGVVFQNYALFPHMTVAENIAFPLRMRGIGKAEREARVTRALDLVQLGHLRDRKPAQLSGGQQQRIALSRSIVYEPKVVLMDEPLSALDKQLREHMQLEIRELHRKLGLTVIFVTHDQGEALTMSDRVAVLNRGKIEQLDTPSGLYDRPRTRFVAEFIGETNLLAGTVSARADGLATVALANGGSVSCTAPDGFATGSPALVSIRPEMLHLGNDPAAMNALPVTVEDDVYHGDHVRVHLACQGQRLVAKAGRRDVVLPVGSQAFASFNRDDCTLVAP, translated from the coding sequence TTGCCCGGTTCGGCAGCGTTCATCCAGTTCGAAAACGTCAGCAAGGCGTTCGGAACGGCCAGAGTCGTCGATGCGCTCGACCTTCATGTCAGGCAGGGCGAATTCGTCAGCCTGCTCGGCCCGTCCGGCTCGGGCAAGACCACGCTGCTGATGATGCTGGCCGGGTTCGAGGCGCCAACGGGCGGCGCGATCCATGTCGATGGCAAGCGCGTCGAACGCCTGCCACCCTACAAACGCGACATGGGCGTGGTGTTCCAGAACTACGCGCTCTTCCCGCATATGACGGTCGCGGAGAACATCGCCTTTCCGCTGAGGATGCGCGGCATCGGCAAGGCGGAACGCGAGGCGCGGGTGACGCGCGCGCTCGATCTCGTCCAGCTCGGCCATCTCCGGGATCGCAAGCCGGCGCAGCTTTCAGGCGGCCAGCAGCAGCGCATCGCGCTCTCGCGCTCGATCGTCTACGAGCCGAAAGTCGTGCTGATGGACGAGCCGCTCAGCGCGCTCGACAAGCAGCTACGCGAGCATATGCAGCTCGAAATCCGCGAGCTGCACCGCAAGCTCGGCCTGACGGTGATCTTCGTGACCCATGACCAGGGCGAGGCGCTCACCATGTCCGATCGCGTCGCGGTGCTGAACCGCGGCAAGATCGAGCAGCTCGATACGCCGTCGGGCCTCTATGACCGCCCACGCACGCGCTTCGTCGCCGAATTCATCGGCGAGACCAACCTGCTCGCCGGCACCGTCTCAGCCCGGGCGGATGGCCTTGCCACGGTCGCCCTCGCCAATGGCGGCTCGGTCTCCTGCACCGCGCCTGACGGGTTCGCCACCGGCAGCCCGGCCCTCGTCTCGATCAGGCCGGAAATGCTGCATCTCGGCAACGACCCGGCGGCCATGAACGCGCTGCCGGTCACGGTCGAGGATGACGTCTACCATGGCGACCATGTCCGCGTGCATCTCGCCTGCCAGGGCCAGCGCCTCGTCGCCAAGGCGGGGCGCCGCGATGTCGTGCTGCCCGTCGGCTCGCAGGCTTTCGCCAGCTTCAACCGCGACGATTGCACGCTGGTGGCGCCATGA
- the hisD gene encoding histidinol dehydrogenase, producing the protein MTKLDPQLASRLTHIKQPGRSAWSDNAPVEATVKQILDAVRQSGDAALRDYSRQFDKIEIETFEVSAKEREEAVAALDPQTRADTEFAIERVRSFAQAQRETILPLDVEPLPGLHLGHRIIPIARVGAYVPGGRYPLLSAPIMTIVPAKVAGCDEVIACLPPGAHQAMIAGCHLSGADRIFRVGGAQAIAAMAFGTQSIPAVDKIVGPGNAYVNEAKRQVFGLVGIDQLAGPSEIFVVADETGDAVTIAIDLLAQAEHDVRTRVGLITTDRALAEATLAEVERQLGNLSTAGVAAEAWRDYGEIVVCEDEAAMLAYSDHIAAEHLEVHTRDAQATARKLRNYGSIFIGVAASVVYSDKCCGTNHTLPTMAAGRYTGGLWVGSYLKTCTHQWLDERGVAAVAPPAMRQSASEGLEGHRRAAALRLAPAQLLQEIGA; encoded by the coding sequence ATGACGAAACTCGACCCACAGCTTGCAAGCCGGCTGACACACATCAAGCAGCCCGGCCGCAGCGCATGGAGCGACAACGCCCCGGTCGAGGCGACAGTAAAGCAGATCCTCGACGCGGTGCGGCAATCGGGTGACGCGGCGCTGCGCGACTATTCCCGCCAGTTCGACAAGATCGAGATCGAGACGTTCGAGGTCAGCGCCAAGGAGCGCGAAGAGGCAGTCGCTGCGCTCGATCCACAGACCCGGGCCGACACCGAATTCGCGATCGAGCGCGTCAGATCCTTCGCCCAGGCGCAGCGCGAGACGATCCTGCCGCTCGACGTCGAGCCGCTACCCGGCCTGCATCTCGGACACCGCATCATCCCGATCGCCCGTGTCGGCGCTTACGTCCCAGGCGGACGCTACCCGCTGCTTTCAGCGCCGATCATGACGATCGTGCCGGCGAAAGTCGCGGGCTGCGACGAGGTCATCGCCTGCCTGCCGCCGGGCGCGCACCAGGCGATGATCGCCGGCTGCCATCTCTCCGGCGCCGATCGCATCTTCCGCGTGGGCGGCGCGCAGGCGATCGCGGCCATGGCCTTCGGCACGCAGAGCATCCCGGCCGTCGACAAGATCGTCGGGCCCGGCAACGCCTATGTGAACGAGGCCAAGCGCCAGGTGTTCGGGCTCGTCGGCATCGACCAGCTTGCCGGCCCCAGCGAAATCTTCGTCGTCGCCGACGAGACCGGAGACGCCGTCACCATCGCGATCGACCTCCTCGCCCAGGCCGAGCATGACGTGCGCACCCGTGTCGGCCTGATTACCACCGACCGCGCACTCGCCGAGGCGACGCTGGCCGAGGTGGAGCGCCAACTCGGCAATCTCTCGACCGCGGGCGTCGCGGCCGAGGCCTGGCGCGACTATGGCGAGATCGTCGTCTGCGAGGACGAGGCCGCGATGCTGGCCTATTCCGACCACATCGCCGCCGAGCATCTCGAGGTCCACACTCGCGACGCCCAGGCGACCGCCAGGAAACTGCGCAATTACGGCTCGATCTTCATCGGCGTCGCCGCCAGCGTGGTCTATTCCGACAAATGCTGCGGCACCAACCACACGCTGCCGACGATGGCGGCCGGACGCTATACCGGCGGACTCTGGGTCGGTTCCTATCTCAAGACCTGCACTCATCAATGGCTGGACGAGCGCGGTGTCGCGGCGGTCGCGCCGCCTGCGATGCGCCAGAGCGCCAGCGAGGGGCTGGAGGGCCATCGTCGCGCCGCCGCTCTGCGGCTGGCTCCCGCGCAATTGCTGCAGGAGATCGGCGCCTGA
- a CDS encoding ABC transporter substrate-binding protein, translating into MLSAFGAASARDLTVVSWGGNYQDAQRKIYFKPFADKTGKPVLDESWDGGVGVVQAKVKAGVPNWDAVQVEADELAIGCADGIYEKIDWAKLGGKDKFLDSAVSDCGVGAIVWSTMLSYDSDKLKTAPTSWADFWDTKKFPGKRALRRGPKYALEFALMADGVAAKDVYATLRAAGGVDRAFKKLDEIKGDMIWWESGAQPLQLLKSGQVVMTSAYNGRISGINKTEGTKFKTVWPGSIYAVDSWVILKGSPNKDAAMDFIAFASLPENQSKLPQDIAYGLPNKAAAAAVPADLAADLPTSPANLSGAISIDIDFWNDNIEDLTKRFNAWLGK; encoded by the coding sequence ATGCTGTCGGCTTTCGGGGCCGCCTCCGCGCGTGACCTCACCGTCGTGTCCTGGGGCGGCAACTATCAGGACGCCCAGCGAAAAATCTATTTCAAGCCCTTTGCCGACAAGACCGGCAAGCCGGTGCTCGACGAATCCTGGGATGGCGGCGTCGGCGTGGTGCAGGCCAAGGTCAAGGCTGGCGTGCCGAACTGGGATGCCGTGCAGGTCGAGGCCGACGAGCTCGCGATCGGCTGCGCCGACGGCATCTACGAGAAGATCGACTGGGCTAAGCTCGGCGGCAAGGACAAGTTCCTCGACAGCGCGGTCAGTGATTGCGGCGTCGGTGCCATCGTCTGGTCGACGATGCTGTCCTATGATTCCGACAAGCTGAAGACCGCGCCGACCTCCTGGGCCGATTTCTGGGACACCAAGAAATTCCCCGGCAAGCGCGCGCTGCGGCGCGGCCCCAAATACGCCCTCGAATTCGCTCTGATGGCCGATGGCGTCGCTGCCAAGGACGTCTACGCGACCCTGCGGGCGGCGGGCGGCGTCGATCGCGCCTTCAAGAAGCTCGACGAGATCAAGGGCGACATGATCTGGTGGGAATCCGGCGCCCAGCCGCTTCAGCTGCTGAAGTCCGGCCAGGTCGTGATGACCTCGGCCTATAACGGCCGCATCAGCGGCATCAACAAGACCGAGGGCACCAAGTTCAAGACCGTCTGGCCCGGCAGCATCTACGCCGTCGACAGCTGGGTCATCCTGAAGGGCAGCCCGAACAAGGATGCGGCGATGGATTTCATCGCCTTCGCCAGCCTCCCCGAAAACCAGTCGAAGCTGCCGCAGGACATCGCTTATGGCCTGCCCAACAAGGCTGCTGCCGCGGCAGTGCCGGCCGACCTTGCGGCTGATCTGCCGACCTCGCCCGCCAATCTCTCGGGCGCGATCTCGATCGATATCGACTTCTGGAACGACAACATCGAAGACCTGACCAAGCGCTTCAACGCCTGGCTCGGCAAGTAG